The Brassica oleracea var. oleracea cultivar TO1000 chromosome C6, BOL, whole genome shotgun sequence genome includes a region encoding these proteins:
- the LOC106299204 gene encoding histone-lysine N-methyltransferase, H3 lysine-9 specific SUVH7-like isoform X2 yields the protein MSPSKTKGLRSWSVESDDDNNPIENISSPPTSLMVSPFRFFDDETYYTTPYLPSTVSSFQTIIDEAIFDETYNPTTFYPLIDSPLQTLDDQTYNITSPSTLEVGPLQTVDDENHNPKTPPPPPLEVPPLPTIDGETHKAEPPLPTLEITLLQTVDDENHNPKTPPPTLEVPPLPTTDGETHKAEPPLPTLEITLPQTVDNPLPTIDGEADKAEPPLPTLEITLPQTVDNNINNTPPPTLEVPPLPTIDGETHKEEPPLPTLEITLPQTVDNNINNTPPPTLEVSPLPTIDGETHQAEPLLPTLEITLLQTVDNSINNTPAPPLMVSSLQAIVPYETNKDSIAAADGPSSGAIKRKRGRPRGSKNSKMAIKKPKPYDSNSKVVTSCPSFDTGISEAEGETGNKEVADSVLMRFDAVRRRLCQLKCFKGPLLQTALANCKNLGVRTNRKKRIGSIPGVNVGDIFYFWGEMSLVGLHMLMVAGIDYLTIKDGATEGPLATSVVTSGHYDDETEDTQTLIYTGHGGKTGDQELRGGNSALKESKLKGNEVRVIRGEEDPNNKGKNIYIYDGLYIVSDSWEAKGKSGFKEFKFKLLRKPDQPAGYANWKSSKNWSKCTDNSRKGLILQDLSYGAETLPVPLVNEIDENDKEMPQDFSYVNSSTCPSMTIVQNYQSTACIDCHQVQLCEGPTCICVQRNGGDLPYHNRILVCRKPMVYECGDMCPCPPDCHNRLTQTGLKIRVEVFKTEKCGWGLRSLEPIRAGTFICQLVGMAKRIHDVDEDDEYVFDSSRVYNQFKWNYEPELVGEDCWDQVPEAYKLRWRMVVSSKAYGNVSRFMNHSCSPNVMWQPVEYEDSRQPCVRIAFFAMKHIPPLTELRYDYGMSCRTEELGEDGKTIFKGKKICHCGSVKCQGSFG from the exons ATGAGTCCATCTAAGACTAAAGGGCTTAGAAGTTGGAGTGTTGAATCTGACGATGATAACAATCCCATTGAAAACATATCATCACCACCAACTTCTCTAATGGTCTCACCGTTTCGATTCTTTGATGATGAAACCTACTACACAACACCATATCTTCCTTCAACAGTCTCATCCTTTCAAACCATAATCGATGAAGCCATCTTCGATGAAACCTACAACCCAACAACATTTTATCCTCTAATAGACTCACCGCTTCAAACCCTTGATGATCAAACCTACAACATAACATCTCCCTCTACTCTAGAGGTCGGACCTCTTCAAACTGTTGATGATGAAAACCATAACCCAAAAACACCTCCTCCTCCTCCTCTAGAAGTCCCACCCCTTCCAACCATTGATGGTGAAACCCACAAAGCAGAACCACCTCTTCCTACTCTGGAGATCACCCTGCTTCAAACTGTTGATGATGAAAACCATAACCCAAAAACACCTCCTCCTACTCTAGAAGTCCCACCCCTTCCAACCACTGATGGTGAAACCCACAAAGCAGAACCACCTCTTCCTACTCTGGAGATCACCTTGCCTCAAACTGTTGATAAT CCCCTTCCAACCATTGATGGTGAAGCCGACAAAGCAGAACCACCTCTTCCTACTCTGGAGATCACCTTGCCTCAAACTGTTGATAATAATATTAACAACACCCCTCCTCCTACTCTCGAAGTCCCACCCCTTCCAACCATTGATGGTGAAACCCACAAGGAAGAACCACCTCTTCCTACTCTGGAGATCACCTTGCCTCAAACTGTTGATAATAATATTAACAACACCCCTCCTCCTACTCTCGAAGTCTCACCCCTTCCAACCATTGATGGTGAAACCCACCAAGCAGAACCACTTCTTCCTACTCTGGAGATCACCCTGCTTCAAACTGTTGATAATAGTATTAACAACACCCCTGCTCCTCCTCTAATGGTCTCATCGCTTCAAGCCATTGTACCATATGAAACCAACAAAGACTCCATTGCTGCTGCTGATGGTCCTAGTTCTGGTGCAATCAAAAGAAAACGTGGTCGGCCAAGGGGTTCAAAGAACTCAAAGATGGCCATAAAAAAGCCGAAACCTTATGATTCCAACAGCAAAGTGGTTACGTCTTGCCCAAGTTTTGACACGGGGATAAGCGAAGCAGAGGGAGAAACAGGAAACAAAGAGGTAGCTGATTCAGTTCTGATGCGGTTTGATGCGGTGAGGCGTCGGCTATGCCAGCTAAAGTGCTTTAAAG GACCCCTACTTCAAACCGCTCTCGCTAACTGTAAGAATTTGGGTGTTAGGACTAATAGGAAGAAAAGAATCGGCTCGATTCCTGGAGTAAATGTGGGTGACATATTTTACTTTTGGGGAGAGATGTCCTTAGTTGGGCTACACATGCTGATGGTTGCCGGTATTGACTATCTAACTATCAAAGACGGTGCAACAGAAGGTCCTTTAGCTACAAGTGTGGTAACTTCAGGACACTACGATGACGAAACAGAAGACACTCAAACTTTAATTTATACTGGACATGGTGGTAAAACTGGTGATCAGGAACTTCGAGGAGGAAACTCTGCGTTGAAGGAAAGTAAACTGAAGGGAAATGAAGTTAGAGTGATAAGAGGTGAAGAAGATCCCAACAACAAGGGTAAAAATATTTACATATATGATGGCCTTTACATTGTGTCAGATTCATGGGAAGCTAAAGGAAAATCCGGGTTCAAAGAGTTCAAGTTCAAATTGCTGAGAAAACCGGACCAACCTGCTGGTTATGCAAATTGGAAGTCATCTAAAAACTGGAGTAAGTGTACGGATAATTCAAGAAAAGGTTTGATACTTCAAGATCTTTCATATGGAGCCGAGACTTTACCAGTCCCATTGGTGAATGAAATTGATGAGAATGACAAGGAGATGCCTCAAGATTTCAGCTACGTCAACTCTTCGACGTGTCCAAGTATGACGATTGTTCAGAACTATCAATCTACCGCATGCATCGATTGTCATCAAGTTCAGTTATGCGAAGGTCCAACGTGCATTTGTGTCCAAAGGAACGGTGGCGACTTGCCATACCATAACCGTATTCTAGTTTGTCGTAAGCCAATGGTTTATGAGTGTGGCGATATGTGTCCTTGTCCTCCCGACTGCCACAACAGATTGACTCAAACTGGTTTGAAAATTCGCGTTGAAGTGTTTAAGACGGAGAAATGCGGTTGGGGGTTACGTTCGTTGGAGCCGATTCGAGCAGGGACTTTCATTTGTCAGTTGGTTGGTATGGCTAAGAGAATACATGACGTAGACGAGGATGACGAATATGTGTTTGATTCTTCTCGCGTTTACAACCAGTTCAAGTGGAACTACGAGCCGGAGCTCGTGGGTGAAGATTGTTGGGACCAAGTCCCTGAAGCTTATAAGCTTCGATGGCGAATGGTTGTCAGCTCGAAAGCGTATGGAAATGTCAGCCGGTTCATGAACCATAGCTGTTCTCCAAATGTTATGTGGCAGCCTGTTGAATATGAAGATTCTCGTCAACCGTGTGTTCGCATTGCGTTTTTTGCGATGAAACATATACCTCCACTGACGGAGCTGAGGTATGATTACGGAATGTCTTGTAGAACTGAAGAGCTTGGAGAAGATGGGAAGACAATTTTCAAAGGCAAGAAGATTTGTCATTGTGGTTCAGTCAAGTGTCAAGGCTCTTTTGGATGA
- the LOC106300952 gene encoding protein SIEVE ELEMENT OCCLUSION C, translating to MKSISSLNEDIIVEQLLRTHDSDGRWIDSKALLQEVEAILSFVLESDVSQPLPTENCMTNIEVFDSKETLPYAISRISVQMLCPCTGENEIHTRTMVLFDLLKEYRWDAKAVLVLGALAATYGGLLLPIHLGSNDPVAASIATLNQLPMERTKFRPWLNSLSLLIKVLVDVTKCITEFERLPFKQAKLDSNLVGETMSKIRLATYWVVKSALACLQQIPYFKQPQQATESRRAAGELSSLGYQLRSMHTGLSKQVEECSTQIEEKIYQRLRNINTETHQDNQEVLQLLFSLQDDLRLQQYSRQVAITDLKEKVILLLLSKPELLPTEPFHFLLQQLYDHPSNTNTEILWIPIPTSQKWTEEEKQTFNFSSNSLPCISVKRPWLMSSTVLNFLRTEWPYRDGETMVAVMDTNGKVVNMNAMDMVLIWGGKAYPFTASKEDELWEEDHTLSLQLMLDGIHPEFNTWVKQGREICLLGSDDSNWVDEIKSLARKLQNLGFEFELIDLSKRTVDSTEESSSIQELFWLRLESIKRSKLKRIESSNPDRVFEEVTELLEFDYGEHKGWAVVGNGSTAETEKIVGKKLTERMRRIVRWGEHAAGMSFAEAIRIAEEEPCEESHTVVVPFEEGSRVVTCEKCRRPMKKFVAYQ from the exons ATGAAATCCATCTCTTCTCTGAATGAAGATATCATAGTTGAGCAGCTACTTCGTACACATGATTCAGACGGTCGCTGGATTGATTCCAAAGCGTTGCTTCAAGAAGTAGAAGCCATCTTGAGCTTTGTTCTGGAAAGTGAT GTTTCTCAGCCGCTTCCGACAGAGAATTGTATGACCAACATTGAAGTTTTTGATTCAAAGGAAACACTACCATACGCTATCTCCAGAATCTCTGTTCAG ATGCTTTGTCCATGCACGGGAGAAAATGAGATCCATACAAGAACAATGGTTTTGTTCGATCTTCTGAAAGAATACAGATGGGATGCAAAAGCTGTGTTAGTACTTGGAGCCCTTGCTGCAACATATGGAGGACTATTGCTACCAATTCATCTAGGCTCTAATGATCCGGTCGCAGCATCAATTGCAACACTCAACCAGTTGCCTATGGAGAGAACCAAGTTCAGACCATGGTTAAACTCTCTAAGCTTGCTCATTAAAGTTCTGGTAGACGTAACCAAATGCATCACTGAGTTTGAAAGGCTACCGTTTAAACAAGCGAAGCTAGACAGCAACCTTGTGGGAGAAACCATGTCTAAAATCCGTCTGGCTACTTACTGGGTCGTCAAAAGCGCACTTGCTTGCCTGCAGCAGATACCATATTTCAAGCAGCCCCAACAG GCAACAGAATCAAGGAGAGCTGCAGGGGAACTTTCCAGTTTGGGATATCAGTTGCGCAGCATGCATACCGGTCTCAGCAAGCAAGTAGAAGAATGCAGTACACAGATAG AGGAAAAAATCTATCAAAGGCTTAGGAACATTAACACGGAGACTCATCAAGACAACCAAGAGGTACTCCAACTACTTTTTTCCTTACAAGATGATTTGCGTCTTCAACAATACTCCAGACAG GTAGCTATAACTGACCTGAAAGAAAAGGTAATACTGCTGCTATTATCAAAGCCAGAACTCTTACCCACAGAGCCATTCCACTTCCTGCTTCAACAGCTATATGATCATCCTTCCAACACCAACACCGAAATCTTATGGATTCCAATACCAACGTCCCAAAAATGGACAGAAGAAGAGAAGCAAACCTTCAACTTCTCCTCCAACTCTCTACCATGTATCTCAGTAAAGCGGCCATGGTTGATGAGCTCCACAGTACTGAATTTCCTAAGAACAGAGTGGCCGTACCGAGATGGCGAGACGATGGTGGCGGTGATGGATACTAACGGGAAGGTTGTGAACATGAACGCCATGGATATGGTGCTGATCTGGGGTGGTAAAGCGTATCCATTTACAGCTTCCAAAGAAGATGAGCTTTGGGAAGAAGATCATACATTGTCCTTGCAGCTCATGCTTGATGGCATTCATCCTGAATTCAACACATGG GTGAAGCAAGGGAGAGAGATCTGCTTACTCGGAAGCGATGATTCGAATTGGGTTGATGAAATCAAGTCATTAGCACGTAAACTTCAAAATCTAGGGTTCGAGTTTGAGCTGATTGACCTCAGTAAACGAACAGTGGACTCTACGGAAGAGAGCTCCTCAATACAAGAGCTCTTCTGGCTCCGATTAGAATCCATCAAACGATCGAAACTCAAACGAATCGAATCATCAAACCCCGATCGCGTGTTTGAAGAAGTTACGGAGCTACTTGAGTTCGATTACGGTGAACACAAGGGCTGGGCCGTCGTCGGAAACGGATCAACGGCGGAGACGGAGAAGATCGTGGGAAAGAAGCTGACGGAGAGGATGAGGCGGATCGTGCGGTGGGGAGAGCACGCGGCGGGGATGAGTTTCGCGGAGGCGATTCGAATCGCGGAGGAGGAGCCGTGCGAAGAGAGTCACACGGTGGTGGTTCCGTTTGAGGAAGGTTCGAGAGTTGTCACGTGCGAGAAATGCAGAAGGCCCATGAAGAAGTTTGTTGCCTATCAGTAA
- the LOC106299204 gene encoding histone-lysine N-methyltransferase, H3 lysine-9 specific SUVH7-like isoform X1: MSPSKTKGLRSWSVESDDDNNPIENISSPPTSLMVSPFRFFDDETYYTTPYLPSTVSSFQTIIDEAIFDETYNPTTFYPLIDSPLQTLDDQTYNITSPSTLEVGPLQTVDDENHNPKTPPPPPLEVPPLPTIDGETHKAEPPLPTLEITLLQTVDDENHNPKTPPPTLEVPPLPTTDGETHKAEPPLPTLEITLPQTVDNNINNTPPPTLEVPPLPTIDGEADKAEPPLPTLEITLPQTVDNNINNTPPPTLEVPPLPTIDGETHKEEPPLPTLEITLPQTVDNNINNTPPPTLEVSPLPTIDGETHQAEPLLPTLEITLLQTVDNSINNTPAPPLMVSSLQAIVPYETNKDSIAAADGPSSGAIKRKRGRPRGSKNSKMAIKKPKPYDSNSKVVTSCPSFDTGISEAEGETGNKEVADSVLMRFDAVRRRLCQLKCFKGPLLQTALANCKNLGVRTNRKKRIGSIPGVNVGDIFYFWGEMSLVGLHMLMVAGIDYLTIKDGATEGPLATSVVTSGHYDDETEDTQTLIYTGHGGKTGDQELRGGNSALKESKLKGNEVRVIRGEEDPNNKGKNIYIYDGLYIVSDSWEAKGKSGFKEFKFKLLRKPDQPAGYANWKSSKNWSKCTDNSRKGLILQDLSYGAETLPVPLVNEIDENDKEMPQDFSYVNSSTCPSMTIVQNYQSTACIDCHQVQLCEGPTCICVQRNGGDLPYHNRILVCRKPMVYECGDMCPCPPDCHNRLTQTGLKIRVEVFKTEKCGWGLRSLEPIRAGTFICQLVGMAKRIHDVDEDDEYVFDSSRVYNQFKWNYEPELVGEDCWDQVPEAYKLRWRMVVSSKAYGNVSRFMNHSCSPNVMWQPVEYEDSRQPCVRIAFFAMKHIPPLTELRYDYGMSCRTEELGEDGKTIFKGKKICHCGSVKCQGSFG; this comes from the exons ATGAGTCCATCTAAGACTAAAGGGCTTAGAAGTTGGAGTGTTGAATCTGACGATGATAACAATCCCATTGAAAACATATCATCACCACCAACTTCTCTAATGGTCTCACCGTTTCGATTCTTTGATGATGAAACCTACTACACAACACCATATCTTCCTTCAACAGTCTCATCCTTTCAAACCATAATCGATGAAGCCATCTTCGATGAAACCTACAACCCAACAACATTTTATCCTCTAATAGACTCACCGCTTCAAACCCTTGATGATCAAACCTACAACATAACATCTCCCTCTACTCTAGAGGTCGGACCTCTTCAAACTGTTGATGATGAAAACCATAACCCAAAAACACCTCCTCCTCCTCCTCTAGAAGTCCCACCCCTTCCAACCATTGATGGTGAAACCCACAAAGCAGAACCACCTCTTCCTACTCTGGAGATCACCCTGCTTCAAACTGTTGATGATGAAAACCATAACCCAAAAACACCTCCTCCTACTCTAGAAGTCCCACCCCTTCCAACCACTGATGGTGAAACCCACAAAGCAGAACCACCTCTTCCTACTCTGGAGATCACCTTGCCTCAAACTGTTGATAATAATATTAACAACACCCCTCCTCCTACTCTAGAAGTCCCACCCCTTCCAACCATTGATGGTGAAGCCGACAAAGCAGAACCACCTCTTCCTACTCTGGAGATCACCTTGCCTCAAACTGTTGATAATAATATTAACAACACCCCTCCTCCTACTCTCGAAGTCCCACCCCTTCCAACCATTGATGGTGAAACCCACAAGGAAGAACCACCTCTTCCTACTCTGGAGATCACCTTGCCTCAAACTGTTGATAATAATATTAACAACACCCCTCCTCCTACTCTCGAAGTCTCACCCCTTCCAACCATTGATGGTGAAACCCACCAAGCAGAACCACTTCTTCCTACTCTGGAGATCACCCTGCTTCAAACTGTTGATAATAGTATTAACAACACCCCTGCTCCTCCTCTAATGGTCTCATCGCTTCAAGCCATTGTACCATATGAAACCAACAAAGACTCCATTGCTGCTGCTGATGGTCCTAGTTCTGGTGCAATCAAAAGAAAACGTGGTCGGCCAAGGGGTTCAAAGAACTCAAAGATGGCCATAAAAAAGCCGAAACCTTATGATTCCAACAGCAAAGTGGTTACGTCTTGCCCAAGTTTTGACACGGGGATAAGCGAAGCAGAGGGAGAAACAGGAAACAAAGAGGTAGCTGATTCAGTTCTGATGCGGTTTGATGCGGTGAGGCGTCGGCTATGCCAGCTAAAGTGCTTTAAAG GACCCCTACTTCAAACCGCTCTCGCTAACTGTAAGAATTTGGGTGTTAGGACTAATAGGAAGAAAAGAATCGGCTCGATTCCTGGAGTAAATGTGGGTGACATATTTTACTTTTGGGGAGAGATGTCCTTAGTTGGGCTACACATGCTGATGGTTGCCGGTATTGACTATCTAACTATCAAAGACGGTGCAACAGAAGGTCCTTTAGCTACAAGTGTGGTAACTTCAGGACACTACGATGACGAAACAGAAGACACTCAAACTTTAATTTATACTGGACATGGTGGTAAAACTGGTGATCAGGAACTTCGAGGAGGAAACTCTGCGTTGAAGGAAAGTAAACTGAAGGGAAATGAAGTTAGAGTGATAAGAGGTGAAGAAGATCCCAACAACAAGGGTAAAAATATTTACATATATGATGGCCTTTACATTGTGTCAGATTCATGGGAAGCTAAAGGAAAATCCGGGTTCAAAGAGTTCAAGTTCAAATTGCTGAGAAAACCGGACCAACCTGCTGGTTATGCAAATTGGAAGTCATCTAAAAACTGGAGTAAGTGTACGGATAATTCAAGAAAAGGTTTGATACTTCAAGATCTTTCATATGGAGCCGAGACTTTACCAGTCCCATTGGTGAATGAAATTGATGAGAATGACAAGGAGATGCCTCAAGATTTCAGCTACGTCAACTCTTCGACGTGTCCAAGTATGACGATTGTTCAGAACTATCAATCTACCGCATGCATCGATTGTCATCAAGTTCAGTTATGCGAAGGTCCAACGTGCATTTGTGTCCAAAGGAACGGTGGCGACTTGCCATACCATAACCGTATTCTAGTTTGTCGTAAGCCAATGGTTTATGAGTGTGGCGATATGTGTCCTTGTCCTCCCGACTGCCACAACAGATTGACTCAAACTGGTTTGAAAATTCGCGTTGAAGTGTTTAAGACGGAGAAATGCGGTTGGGGGTTACGTTCGTTGGAGCCGATTCGAGCAGGGACTTTCATTTGTCAGTTGGTTGGTATGGCTAAGAGAATACATGACGTAGACGAGGATGACGAATATGTGTTTGATTCTTCTCGCGTTTACAACCAGTTCAAGTGGAACTACGAGCCGGAGCTCGTGGGTGAAGATTGTTGGGACCAAGTCCCTGAAGCTTATAAGCTTCGATGGCGAATGGTTGTCAGCTCGAAAGCGTATGGAAATGTCAGCCGGTTCATGAACCATAGCTGTTCTCCAAATGTTATGTGGCAGCCTGTTGAATATGAAGATTCTCGTCAACCGTGTGTTCGCATTGCGTTTTTTGCGATGAAACATATACCTCCACTGACGGAGCTGAGGTATGATTACGGAATGTCTTGTAGAACTGAAGAGCTTGGAGAAGATGGGAAGACAATTTTCAAAGGCAAGAAGATTTGTCATTGTGGTTCAGTCAAGTGTCAAGGCTCTTTTGGATGA
- the LOC106296695 gene encoding E3 ubiquitin-protein ligase RGLG2 isoform X1 produces the protein MLLEVLQAIVLFILFWIWLSVMGGSSSKDSNRGGRSSRRYSGSPSASSSASSWGPYGDHQNSSYHTPSHPSASPAPSYNSPRWQTQKNLERKYSRIGDNYRSIDEVTAALSHAGLESSNLIVGIDVTKSNEWTGARSFGRKSLHYIGTTPNPYQQAISIIGKTLSVFDEDNLIPCYGFGDATTHDQDVFSFNANDTFCNGFEEVLMCYREIVPQLRLAGPTSFAPIIERAITIVEESGGQYHVLLIIADGQVTRSVDTEHGAVSPQEQQTIDAIVRASEYPLSIVLVGVGDGPWDTMRQFDDNIPARAFDNFQFVNFTEIMSKNVDPARKEAEFALSALMEIPSQYKATLELGLLGRRTGNCPNRFALPPPTYAAQSMRNSPRTSRSTSFQTRTPQAYDSGVAAATAPVPNARNDGQLCPICLVIPKNMAFNCGHQTCSDCGEDLHVCPICRSSISVRIKLY, from the exons ATGCTTCTTGAAGTGTTGCAGGCGATTGTATTGTTCATCTTGTTCTGGATTTGGTTGTCTGTGATGGGAGGAAGCAGCTCAAAAGACTCGAACAGAGGAGGCAGAAGCAGCCGTAGGTATTCAGGTAGCCCGTCAGCGAGCTCGTCTGCTTCTTCTTGGGGGCCTTACGGAGACCACCAGAACAGCTCCTACCACACACCAAGCCATCCATCTGCAAGCCCTGCACCTTCCTATAACAGTCCTCGATGGCAAACTCAGAAGAATCTTGAGAGGAAGTATTCACGGATTGGTGATAACTACCGCTCCATTGATGAG GTTACTGCTGCTCTTTCACATGCTGGTTTGGAGTCCTCGAATCTGATTGTTGGTATTGATGTCACCAAGAGCAACGAGTGGACAG GGGCGAGATCATTTGGTAGGAAGAGCCTGCATTACATTGGAACAACTCCAAACCCTTATCAGCAAGCGATTTCCATCATTGGAAAGACTTTGTCGGTTTTCGATGAAGATAACTTGATCCCATGTTATGGATTTGGAGATG CTACAACACATGATCAGGATGTATTTAGTTTCAATGCCAATGATACATTTTGTAATGGATTTGAAGAAGTTCTCATGTGTTACAGAGAGATTGTCCCCCAGCTACGCCTTGCAG GTCCGACATCTTTTGCACCGATTATCGAAAGGGCCATAACGATTGTGGAAGAAAGTGGAGGCCAGTACCATGTTCTTCTCATAATCGCTGATGGACAG GTGACAAGAAGTGTCGATACAGAGCATGGGGCAGTCAGTCCACAAGAGCAGCAGACCATTGACGCCATTGTTAGAGCAAG CGAGTATCCATTGTCGATAGTTCTTGTTGGTGTAGGAGATGGCCCTTGGGACACCATGAGACAGTTTGATGACAACATCCCCGCTCGTGCCTTCGACAACTTCCAGTTTGTGAATTTCACGGAGATAATGTCAAAGAACGTTGATCCAGCAAGGAAAGAGGCAGAGTTTGCGCTTTCCGCGTTGATGGAGATCCCATCTCAGTACAAAGCCACCCTTGAGCTTGGTTTACTAGG AAGAAGAACTGGAAACTGTCCAAACAGGTTTGCGCTTCCACCACCAACGTATGCTGCTCAGTCCATGCGCAACAGTCCAAGAACTTCTCGATCAACCAGCTTTCAGACCAGAACACCGCAAGCGTATGATAGTGGTGTGGCTGCCGCCACTGCACCAGTCCCAAATGCTCGTAATGATGGCCAGCTTTGTCCTATATGTCTAGTGATACCAAAGAACATGGCTTTCAACTGTGGTCATCAG ACTTGTTCAGATTGTGGGGAAGACCTCCATGTTTGTCCCATTTGCCGAAGCTCAATATCGGTTCGTATCAAGCTTTATTAA
- the LOC106296695 gene encoding E3 ubiquitin-protein ligase RGLG2 isoform X2, which translates to MGGSSSKDSNRGGRSSRRYSGSPSASSSASSWGPYGDHQNSSYHTPSHPSASPAPSYNSPRWQTQKNLERKYSRIGDNYRSIDEVTAALSHAGLESSNLIVGIDVTKSNEWTGARSFGRKSLHYIGTTPNPYQQAISIIGKTLSVFDEDNLIPCYGFGDATTHDQDVFSFNANDTFCNGFEEVLMCYREIVPQLRLAGPTSFAPIIERAITIVEESGGQYHVLLIIADGQVTRSVDTEHGAVSPQEQQTIDAIVRASEYPLSIVLVGVGDGPWDTMRQFDDNIPARAFDNFQFVNFTEIMSKNVDPARKEAEFALSALMEIPSQYKATLELGLLGRRTGNCPNRFALPPPTYAAQSMRNSPRTSRSTSFQTRTPQAYDSGVAAATAPVPNARNDGQLCPICLVIPKNMAFNCGHQTCSDCGEDLHVCPICRSSISVRIKLY; encoded by the exons ATGGGAGGAAGCAGCTCAAAAGACTCGAACAGAGGAGGCAGAAGCAGCCGTAGGTATTCAGGTAGCCCGTCAGCGAGCTCGTCTGCTTCTTCTTGGGGGCCTTACGGAGACCACCAGAACAGCTCCTACCACACACCAAGCCATCCATCTGCAAGCCCTGCACCTTCCTATAACAGTCCTCGATGGCAAACTCAGAAGAATCTTGAGAGGAAGTATTCACGGATTGGTGATAACTACCGCTCCATTGATGAG GTTACTGCTGCTCTTTCACATGCTGGTTTGGAGTCCTCGAATCTGATTGTTGGTATTGATGTCACCAAGAGCAACGAGTGGACAG GGGCGAGATCATTTGGTAGGAAGAGCCTGCATTACATTGGAACAACTCCAAACCCTTATCAGCAAGCGATTTCCATCATTGGAAAGACTTTGTCGGTTTTCGATGAAGATAACTTGATCCCATGTTATGGATTTGGAGATG CTACAACACATGATCAGGATGTATTTAGTTTCAATGCCAATGATACATTTTGTAATGGATTTGAAGAAGTTCTCATGTGTTACAGAGAGATTGTCCCCCAGCTACGCCTTGCAG GTCCGACATCTTTTGCACCGATTATCGAAAGGGCCATAACGATTGTGGAAGAAAGTGGAGGCCAGTACCATGTTCTTCTCATAATCGCTGATGGACAG GTGACAAGAAGTGTCGATACAGAGCATGGGGCAGTCAGTCCACAAGAGCAGCAGACCATTGACGCCATTGTTAGAGCAAG CGAGTATCCATTGTCGATAGTTCTTGTTGGTGTAGGAGATGGCCCTTGGGACACCATGAGACAGTTTGATGACAACATCCCCGCTCGTGCCTTCGACAACTTCCAGTTTGTGAATTTCACGGAGATAATGTCAAAGAACGTTGATCCAGCAAGGAAAGAGGCAGAGTTTGCGCTTTCCGCGTTGATGGAGATCCCATCTCAGTACAAAGCCACCCTTGAGCTTGGTTTACTAGG AAGAAGAACTGGAAACTGTCCAAACAGGTTTGCGCTTCCACCACCAACGTATGCTGCTCAGTCCATGCGCAACAGTCCAAGAACTTCTCGATCAACCAGCTTTCAGACCAGAACACCGCAAGCGTATGATAGTGGTGTGGCTGCCGCCACTGCACCAGTCCCAAATGCTCGTAATGATGGCCAGCTTTGTCCTATATGTCTAGTGATACCAAAGAACATGGCTTTCAACTGTGGTCATCAG ACTTGTTCAGATTGTGGGGAAGACCTCCATGTTTGTCCCATTTGCCGAAGCTCAATATCGGTTCGTATCAAGCTTTATTAA